Sequence from the Colletotrichum higginsianum IMI 349063 chromosome 6, whole genome shotgun sequence genome:
GTCGCCCGGCTCCATCGCGACTGCTGCGTGCTCGCCATCTGGGAGGGGACCACGGACGTCCTCGCGACGGACTTTGTGCGCGCGCTGAAACACCCCCAGGGCGGTGCCAGGTCGGTCGAGGCTTTGGACGCCCTCTTCGCGGAGAACGACCGGCCCGGGCAGGGTTCCTCTTCCGTCGAGAACGGGAGCCCGAACGATTCGTGGCGGGCCGTCAGGAGGGAACTGGGCGGTAGCTCCCAGCCGGAGCTTGTTGCACACGCGAGGTACATACTGTGGGCCGTGGCCGAAGCCCTCATCGGACTGTTGCTGCACATGGACTATGGCAGGGATGAGAGCGCAGCGGCATTCGACCTTCTCTGCCGCCGTAAGGTTCGCTCAACACGCGCGGCTCTGGGGGGGCCATCATCCAAAGGGGGCGCACAGGATGAGACGCGGCTCTCCAGTGAGGATCGGCTGAGAAGAAACACTATAATCGTGTACGGTAGGTTGGGCTCCGACGCTGCGCGGCGGACAAAGTTGTAACGACTCCATTGTGTCGGTGGCGAAACCAACACGCGGTCTTTGAGTTCGGCTCCATTGTCAAAAGACCTAGGTCTACATCTGCTCTTGGGGTATCACTAGATCCAACTATTTAGACCAATCTCAAAATGAAAAGATCTTTGCGatttccctccctcttcaaCGCCAGAAAGCTCTCACCGCTGACTGACTGTCATGCCTCCTCGATCCCGTCCATAGTCATCGTGCTCGTCCCGACGCTCTTCGTCACCATTTCGTAGATTTCCGAGCCGCCCTTTCCAATCGActcggccggcgaggccTGTTCTCCCCCGtgtccctcctcttccagtTGCTTCGTTGCGCTGGAACGCCTAGGGATTgtgccgtcctcctcgtcgacgtacCTCAGGACTACAGTGCCGAGCCAGTTGCCGAACCGCGCATGGTTTTGCTCCCGAGGGCCCCGGATTCGGTCGTAGTAGTCCCGAATGTACGGGCCTCGGCGCCAGAACGCTCTGGTGGCCAGGGGGCTCAATACAGGCAGGGTGACGGTTATGAGACCCACGGCAGTTTCGCGAAACCCCCATcggttgatgttgatgatggatggcGAGCCACCCAGCGTCGTTACTGCTCGCACGACCGCCGTCGATATGACGAATACGCCCGACGATAGCAGGATGGCGACGCCAATTTTCCGCTTCAGGGATACTCGGAGGTGCCACAGGATCGGTATGGGGATGGTGAGGAGCGCCGCGTCGGTGAGAATGTTGAGCCATAGCAGTACCCAGAAGTTCTGCGGTCGGAACGTGCATTCGGGGCCTGGCAATGGCCGGATTCGCCAGTTATCGGAAAATCCAAACTAGCAGTCAGCACCCCGACCTGCAAAGAAGCCATTGCTAGGGAGAAAACATACGGAACACAGCTGAGCGTCACCGTCATGCACAAGCCGATGTACGACAGGCCGCACAACCAAAAGAGCCCAATCATGGCTCGCCTCCGGAATAACCCCATCGTCAGACGCTTGTAAAAGAACAATACCGTGAACTTCAAAACCCCTGTTGAAACCTGGTTAGATCTTGCCCGGGCCGAATCAAAATACAAGGATGCATACAGATGCAGCCTGGGTACGAGTACCAGGAGAGAAACTCGAGCTTCGAACCGAGTTCAAGAATTTCGACGTCGTGGTCTGACAACTTCGGTACCATGTCGGCGGTGATATCGATGTTCCCGCCTGTGTAATACGTGATCTTGGACCGTCATCAGCCGACCTCCTTGACAATTGCATACGCACCAAGTACTCACTTGTACGACGTACATGTCGATGCTGTATAGCACGAGGTACTGCATCGCATCAGTCATCCTAACGCCCGACAGATGTTCATGGACTTACAGGCAAAGCAAGGTAATCATCGCCGCGGAGCCCATGGATGCCAACGGTTCGGAGTCGCACCGCGTATCGAAGAAGTATTACGAAGACGCCGATGGCATACCAAGCCTGGCGCATCACGTACATGTTAGCTACGGCCTCTGGTCCCGCGGATGGAATTGGCTTTGTGGTTTTTACCCAGACTTCGGGTAGATAAGAGTCATCTTGCTCCAACTGGACATTTGAGCTTGGTCCCCGCATAATCTCGCCTGTGTCGTCGCCAGAGGCATCTGCATTTCGTCGATGTA
This genomic interval carries:
- a CDS encoding Kinesin-like protein; this translates as MRGPSSNVQLEQDDSYLPEVWVKTTKPIPSAGPEAVANMYVMRQAWYAIGVFVILLRYAVRLRTVGIHGLRGDDYLALPYLVLYSIDMYVVQITYYTGGNIDITADMVPKLSDHDVEILELGSKLEFLSWYSYPGCIWVLKFTVLFFYKRLTMGLFRRRAMIGLFWLCGLSYIGLCMTVTLSCVPYFGFSDNWRIRPLPGPECTFRPQNFWVLLWLNILTDAALLTIPIPILWHLRVSLKRKIGVAILLSSGVFVISTAVVRAVTTLGGSPSIININRWGFRETAVGLITVTLPVLSPLATRAFWRRGPYIRDYYDRIRGPREQNHARFGNWLGTVVLRYVDEEDGTIPRRSSATKQLEEEGHGGEQASPAESIGKGGSEIYEMVTKSVGTSTMTMDGIEEA